The following are from one region of the Magallana gigas chromosome 6, xbMagGiga1.1, whole genome shotgun sequence genome:
- the LOC105337660 gene encoding protein madd-4 isoform X2, which yields MWMVLCLTLLVCPFETTANWSGWSEWSMCSKSCDGGLSNQKRRCYGNINCAGPGVRYRHCNTRPCSGYLLNDNARICNVHNSVGSTSAVREWSPISEQTYPCFVLCHDLSGNTPNEIRTDKEDGTKCGSAENFYCIQGECKRLGCDGEVWSNKVIDGCGVCGGDGSKCSTNATRPQFYWQLDWSPCSVTCGTGHQESIIHCMNNRTKRRTMDYFCDREIRPSDLTRECSPSDCPPRWEISSYGRCSVECGGGIQRRNIRCVVGTGRANLITVGSYQCPDPIPITEKACNLNFCPASWQTGKWSQCSVSCGIGTQTRSLTCVKFPTHGIEINVSHSECFGARPETTRACSLEACFKEFFSVPSIVVDNSTFLQTQRMKKVYLNVGGKAILLPKQPVKIRCVVKNMDSRLIFWTKDDRLISVSPYKRVHVTPKGVLKIKRTDPNIDKGTFTCMAGIEKASTYITFQTKKKAVKVAKSMMKHVLQEVPSLDKPQSDKIPGSHDHLRPLGGNSSTLAEYMVSDWSACSRSCGAGVQTREVTCGVFSDKFLKVVSVKQCERQTKPVNLKKCLLQEFCPQWDVDKWGECSVKTCKKVGKAVQRRAVYCTNGNGTVIRRSKCQNVPVPTGSRECDNADCKVEWITSKWTKCKPHCTPRGKKFRSLSCVWKRTQKFAYSQCSSLPRPQAWKQCKSNCKKECHDHSRYCSLVGRLKMCRYETFREKCCQTCKRVTE from the exons ATGTGGATGGTACTATGTCTCACGTTACTG GTTTGCCCATTTGAAACCACGGCCAATTGGTCCGGATGGAGTGAATGGAGTATGTGCAGTAAGTCATGTGACGGTGGATTATCCAATCAAAAGCGGCGATGTTACGGCAATATTAACTGCGCAGGACCGGGCGTTAGATATCGACATTGCAATACAAGA CCATGTAGCGGTTATCTCTTGAACGATAACGCCCGAATCTGCAATGTCCATAACAGCGTAGGCAGCACTAGTGCTGTTCGGGAGTGGAGTCCGATATCAGAGCAAACATACCCGTGTTTCGTGCTTTGTCATGATCTGTCTGGAAACACTCCGAATGAAATCAGAACAGACAAAGAAGATGGCACCAAGTGTGGTTCTGCTGAAAATTTCTACTGTATACAGGGGGAATGCAAG CGACTTGGCTGTGACGGAGAGGTGTGGTCTAACAAGGTGATTGACGGGTGTGGAGTCTGTGGCGGGGATGGCTCAAAGTGCTCGACCAATGCAACGAGGCCCCAGTTCTACTGGCAGCTGGACTGGTCGCCATGCTCAGTCACTTGTGGC ACAGGTCACCAGGAATCCATCATACACTGCATGAATAACCGAACCAAGAGGAGAACAATGGACTATTTCTGTGACCGCGAGATCAGACCCAGCGACCTGACCCGGGAGTGCTCCCCCTCCGACTGCCCTCCCCG GTGGGAAATTTCCTCCTACGGACGATGTTCCGTGGAATGTGGCGGTGGAATACAGCGCCGGAACATCCGGTGTGTGGTAGGGACCGGAAGAGCGAACCTTATAACAGTGGGATCCTACCAATGTCCTGATCCTATCCCAATCACCGAAAAGGCTTGTAATCTGAACTTTTGTCCTGCCAGTTGGCAGACTGGTAAATGGAGCCAG TGTTCAGTAAGCTGTGGAATAGGCACCCAAACCCGCAGTCTGACTTGCGTTAAATTTCCAACTCACGGAATAGAAATCAACGTATCGCATTCGGAGTGTTTTGGAGCACGACCCGAGACCACCCGTGCCTGCTCATTGGAAGCTTGTTTTAAGGAGTTTTTTTCCGTGCCTTCCATTGTTGTTGATAATTCTACTTTTTTGCAAACTCAGCGCATGAAAAAGGTGTATCTTAATGTCGGCGGCAAAGCCATTTTATTGCCAAAGCAACCGGTGAAAATAAGATGTGTAGTTAAGAATATGGATAGCAGACTGATATTCTGGACTAAGGACGACCGTCTTATTTCTGTGTCGCCGTACAAGAGAGTCCATGTTACTCCAAAAGGAGTCCTTAAAATTAAACGAACAGATCCTAATATTGACAAAGGCACGTTTACTTGTATGGCCGGCATTGAAAAAGCCAGCACTTACATAACTTTTCAAACCAAGAAAAAAGCCGTGAAGGTCGCGAAAAGTATGATGAAGCATGTGTTACAAGAAGTTCCCAGTTTAGATAAACCACAATCGGATAAAATTCCGGGATCGCATGATCATCTGCGGCCACTAGGGGGCAACAGTTCCACACTGGCGGAGTATATGGTCAGTGATTGGTCAGCGTGTTCTAGGAGCTGTGGCGCTGGCGTACAGACACGGGAAGTGACGTGCGGAGTATTCTCTGACAAGTTCCTCAAAGTTGTTTCTGTAAAACAGTGTGAACGTCAAACGAAACCGGtcaacttaaaaaaatgtttactacAGGAATTTTGTCCTCAGTGGGATGTAGACAAATGGGGAGAG TGTAGCGTAAAAACATGCAAAAAGGTCGGTAAAGCAGTTCAACGCCGCGCAGTGTACTGCACAAACGGAAACGGAACTGTCATTCGCCGATCTAAATGTCAAAATGTGCCCGTACCCACGGGGTCCCGGGAGTGTGATAATGCGGACTGTAAAGTAGAATGGATTACCTCCAAGTGGACCAAG tgcaaaccCCATTGTACACCTCGAGGAAAGAAGTTTAGATCATTATCCTGTGTGTGGAAAAGAACACAAAAGTTCGCTTACTCTCAGTGTTCGTCACTTCCACGTCCACAAGCATGGAAACAATGCAAATCTAATTGTAAAAAAG AGTGTCACGACCATTCCAGGTATTGTTCACTGGTAGGACGGTTAAAGATGTGTCGATACGAGACGTTCCGAGAGAAGTGCTGCCAAACATGCAAACGTGTGACAGAATGA
- the LOC105337660 gene encoding protein madd-4 isoform X1, with the protein MYPGKTFGLLAFLILQVCPFETTANWSGWSEWSMCSKSCDGGLSNQKRRCYGNINCAGPGVRYRHCNTRPCSGYLLNDNARICNVHNSVGSTSAVREWSPISEQTYPCFVLCHDLSGNTPNEIRTDKEDGTKCGSAENFYCIQGECKRLGCDGEVWSNKVIDGCGVCGGDGSKCSTNATRPQFYWQLDWSPCSVTCGTGHQESIIHCMNNRTKRRTMDYFCDREIRPSDLTRECSPSDCPPRWEISSYGRCSVECGGGIQRRNIRCVVGTGRANLITVGSYQCPDPIPITEKACNLNFCPASWQTGKWSQCSVSCGIGTQTRSLTCVKFPTHGIEINVSHSECFGARPETTRACSLEACFKEFFSVPSIVVDNSTFLQTQRMKKVYLNVGGKAILLPKQPVKIRCVVKNMDSRLIFWTKDDRLISVSPYKRVHVTPKGVLKIKRTDPNIDKGTFTCMAGIEKASTYITFQTKKKAVKVAKSMMKHVLQEVPSLDKPQSDKIPGSHDHLRPLGGNSSTLAEYMVSDWSACSRSCGAGVQTREVTCGVFSDKFLKVVSVKQCERQTKPVNLKKCLLQEFCPQWDVDKWGECSVKTCKKVGKAVQRRAVYCTNGNGTVIRRSKCQNVPVPTGSRECDNADCKVEWITSKWTKCKPHCTPRGKKFRSLSCVWKRTQKFAYSQCSSLPRPQAWKQCKSNCKKECHDHSRYCSLVGRLKMCRYETFREKCCQTCKRVTE; encoded by the exons GTTTGCCCATTTGAAACCACGGCCAATTGGTCCGGATGGAGTGAATGGAGTATGTGCAGTAAGTCATGTGACGGTGGATTATCCAATCAAAAGCGGCGATGTTACGGCAATATTAACTGCGCAGGACCGGGCGTTAGATATCGACATTGCAATACAAGA CCATGTAGCGGTTATCTCTTGAACGATAACGCCCGAATCTGCAATGTCCATAACAGCGTAGGCAGCACTAGTGCTGTTCGGGAGTGGAGTCCGATATCAGAGCAAACATACCCGTGTTTCGTGCTTTGTCATGATCTGTCTGGAAACACTCCGAATGAAATCAGAACAGACAAAGAAGATGGCACCAAGTGTGGTTCTGCTGAAAATTTCTACTGTATACAGGGGGAATGCAAG CGACTTGGCTGTGACGGAGAGGTGTGGTCTAACAAGGTGATTGACGGGTGTGGAGTCTGTGGCGGGGATGGCTCAAAGTGCTCGACCAATGCAACGAGGCCCCAGTTCTACTGGCAGCTGGACTGGTCGCCATGCTCAGTCACTTGTGGC ACAGGTCACCAGGAATCCATCATACACTGCATGAATAACCGAACCAAGAGGAGAACAATGGACTATTTCTGTGACCGCGAGATCAGACCCAGCGACCTGACCCGGGAGTGCTCCCCCTCCGACTGCCCTCCCCG GTGGGAAATTTCCTCCTACGGACGATGTTCCGTGGAATGTGGCGGTGGAATACAGCGCCGGAACATCCGGTGTGTGGTAGGGACCGGAAGAGCGAACCTTATAACAGTGGGATCCTACCAATGTCCTGATCCTATCCCAATCACCGAAAAGGCTTGTAATCTGAACTTTTGTCCTGCCAGTTGGCAGACTGGTAAATGGAGCCAG TGTTCAGTAAGCTGTGGAATAGGCACCCAAACCCGCAGTCTGACTTGCGTTAAATTTCCAACTCACGGAATAGAAATCAACGTATCGCATTCGGAGTGTTTTGGAGCACGACCCGAGACCACCCGTGCCTGCTCATTGGAAGCTTGTTTTAAGGAGTTTTTTTCCGTGCCTTCCATTGTTGTTGATAATTCTACTTTTTTGCAAACTCAGCGCATGAAAAAGGTGTATCTTAATGTCGGCGGCAAAGCCATTTTATTGCCAAAGCAACCGGTGAAAATAAGATGTGTAGTTAAGAATATGGATAGCAGACTGATATTCTGGACTAAGGACGACCGTCTTATTTCTGTGTCGCCGTACAAGAGAGTCCATGTTACTCCAAAAGGAGTCCTTAAAATTAAACGAACAGATCCTAATATTGACAAAGGCACGTTTACTTGTATGGCCGGCATTGAAAAAGCCAGCACTTACATAACTTTTCAAACCAAGAAAAAAGCCGTGAAGGTCGCGAAAAGTATGATGAAGCATGTGTTACAAGAAGTTCCCAGTTTAGATAAACCACAATCGGATAAAATTCCGGGATCGCATGATCATCTGCGGCCACTAGGGGGCAACAGTTCCACACTGGCGGAGTATATGGTCAGTGATTGGTCAGCGTGTTCTAGGAGCTGTGGCGCTGGCGTACAGACACGGGAAGTGACGTGCGGAGTATTCTCTGACAAGTTCCTCAAAGTTGTTTCTGTAAAACAGTGTGAACGTCAAACGAAACCGGtcaacttaaaaaaatgtttactacAGGAATTTTGTCCTCAGTGGGATGTAGACAAATGGGGAGAG TGTAGCGTAAAAACATGCAAAAAGGTCGGTAAAGCAGTTCAACGCCGCGCAGTGTACTGCACAAACGGAAACGGAACTGTCATTCGCCGATCTAAATGTCAAAATGTGCCCGTACCCACGGGGTCCCGGGAGTGTGATAATGCGGACTGTAAAGTAGAATGGATTACCTCCAAGTGGACCAAG tgcaaaccCCATTGTACACCTCGAGGAAAGAAGTTTAGATCATTATCCTGTGTGTGGAAAAGAACACAAAAGTTCGCTTACTCTCAGTGTTCGTCACTTCCACGTCCACAAGCATGGAAACAATGCAAATCTAATTGTAAAAAAG AGTGTCACGACCATTCCAGGTATTGTTCACTGGTAGGACGGTTAAAGATGTGTCGATACGAGACGTTCCGAGAGAAGTGCTGCCAAACATGCAAACGTGTGACAGAATGA
- the LOC105337662 gene encoding F-box only protein 22 isoform X1 has product MATNFLNNEGKVCPAKVLQGIPVISNKIMEYLPMTSLHACARVCRIWNDIVKSIKQKRRDLKWICIQGTGMEDQQVQTISSELMLLFENLTCEPAYLFVFCTSALFEQHLYAPSKNQTRRPRQCQQQAYDVNSYITSLAPPSCRCYSVAADGIIGSTGNKSVEIEHSPLAVTCLAIPKINGLEIYDFFIDLNKHISPLNPEIPEQFNVEDVTSVPCDQEVKAILFFSDLHFCPQEIQLGLLDYYNGCPVVGGYVDHILSTDLDNDSDVPDSQVRCIALCGPNVHVASVVIKDDVSDQKQIEKELFKLKDCNLPMDTTFAFMFACLGRGKSFHRNQENVESSIFRKVFPQTPLFGFFGNGEIGMNYLQPFDSAGSFSKTKKTKFSRHHPKLSHAYTSIFLLVSVTSG; this is encoded by the exons ATGGCGACTAATTTTCTGAACAACGAAGGAAAAGTTTGTCCGGCGAAAGTTTTACAAGGAATCCCTGTCATCAGCAACAAGATAATGGAATATCTTCCTATGACGTCACTTCACGCCTGTGCTCG GGTTTGTCGCATCTGGAACGATATTGTCAAAAGCATCAAACAGAAGAGGAGGGATTTAAAATGGATTTGTATTCAAGGAACGGGAATGGAAGACCAGCAAGTTCAGACCATTTCATCAGAACTAATGCTTCTGTTCGAG AACCTGACATGTGAGCCTGCCtatttgtttgtgttttgtACCTCTGCCCTGTTTGAGCAACATCTTTATGCTCCTTCCAAAAACCAGACACGAAGACCTCGCCAGTGTCAACAGCAGGCTTATGATGTAAACAGTTATATTACGTCCCTCGCACCTCCATCCTGCAGGTGTTATTCAGTGGCAGCAGATGGTATCATTG gaAGCACTGGCAACAAATCAGTAGAAATAGAACACTCCCCACTGGCCGTGACATGTTTAGCAATTCCCAAAATAAATGGACTggaaatttatgatttttttattgatctGAACAAACACATTTCTCCACTGAATCCAGAAATCCCAGAGCAGTTTAATGTAGAGGATGTGACTTCAGTGCCGTGTGATCAGGAGGTCAAGGCTATTCTGTTTTTCTCTGACCTTCACTTCTGTCCTCAAGAGATCCAGCTTGGCCTCTTGGACTACTACAATGGATGCCCGGTGGTAGGGGGTTATGTTGATCACATTCTGTCCACTGATTTGGATAATGACTCAGA TGTTCCAGACTCACAGGTTCGCTGCATTGCTTTGTGCGGACCCAATGTACATGTGGCTTCTGTCGTCATCAAAGACGATGTCAGTGACCAAAAGCAAATCGAGAAAGAACTCTTTAAACTCAAGGACTGCAACCTACCAATGGACACTACTTTTGCTTTTATGTTTGCCTGTCTCGGCAGGGGGAAGTCGTTTCATCGTAACCAGGAAAATGTGGAGTCCTCAATATTTAGGAAGGTTTTTCCTCAGACgccgttatttggtttctttGGCAACGGAGAGATTGGCATGAATTATCTACAACCGTTTGATTCCGCTGGAAGCTTTTCTAAGACAAAAAAGACAAAGTTCAGCAGGCACCATCCAAAACTCTCTCATGCTTATACTTCTATTTTCTTGTTAGTGTCTGTTACCTCTGGCTAA
- the LOC105337662 gene encoding F-box only protein 22 isoform X2: MATNFLNNEGKVCPAKVLQGIPVISNKIMEYLPMTSLHACARVCRIWNDIVKSIKQKRRDLKWICIQGTGMEDQQVQTISSELMLLFENLTCEPAYLFVFCTSALFEQHLYAPSKNQTRRPRQCQQQAYDVNSYITSLAPPSCRCYSVAADGIIGSTGNKSVEIEHSPLAVTCLAIPKINGLEIYDFFIDLNKHISPLNPEIPEQFNVEDVTSVPCDQEVKAILFFSDLHFCPQEIQLGLLDYYNGCPVVGGYVDHILSTDLDNDSDLIHILQCSRLTGSLHCFVRTQCTCGFCRHQRRCQ, from the exons ATGGCGACTAATTTTCTGAACAACGAAGGAAAAGTTTGTCCGGCGAAAGTTTTACAAGGAATCCCTGTCATCAGCAACAAGATAATGGAATATCTTCCTATGACGTCACTTCACGCCTGTGCTCG GGTTTGTCGCATCTGGAACGATATTGTCAAAAGCATCAAACAGAAGAGGAGGGATTTAAAATGGATTTGTATTCAAGGAACGGGAATGGAAGACCAGCAAGTTCAGACCATTTCATCAGAACTAATGCTTCTGTTCGAG AACCTGACATGTGAGCCTGCCtatttgtttgtgttttgtACCTCTGCCCTGTTTGAGCAACATCTTTATGCTCCTTCCAAAAACCAGACACGAAGACCTCGCCAGTGTCAACAGCAGGCTTATGATGTAAACAGTTATATTACGTCCCTCGCACCTCCATCCTGCAGGTGTTATTCAGTGGCAGCAGATGGTATCATTG gaAGCACTGGCAACAAATCAGTAGAAATAGAACACTCCCCACTGGCCGTGACATGTTTAGCAATTCCCAAAATAAATGGACTggaaatttatgatttttttattgatctGAACAAACACATTTCTCCACTGAATCCAGAAATCCCAGAGCAGTTTAATGTAGAGGATGTGACTTCAGTGCCGTGTGATCAGGAGGTCAAGGCTATTCTGTTTTTCTCTGACCTTCACTTCTGTCCTCAAGAGATCCAGCTTGGCCTCTTGGACTACTACAATGGATGCCCGGTGGTAGGGGGTTATGTTGATCACATTCTGTCCACTGATTTGGATAATGACTCAGA TTTGATCCATATATTGCAGTGTTCCAGACTCACAGGTTCGCTGCATTGCTTTGTGCGGACCCAATGTACATGTGGCTTCTGTCGTCATCAAAGACGATGTCAGTGA